The Nocardia arthritidis genome has a window encoding:
- a CDS encoding haloacid dehalogenase type II gives MRPTALLFDVQGTATDFFGTVRRAVVRVIGDRPELDPSDFVNRWRAAYRAALEQAPQQDGWRTVHSVYRTALDEMLAADGIGLGDTEREELAFAWQQLDPWPDVVPGLHRLRKHFVLATLSNADVRAVVNITAHGDLPWHAVFTAEMAGAFKPDPATYLMAARYLGLDPDRIMMVASHKYDIRAAAELGLRTAFVARPMEFGDPALADTAYSDEFDVNAADFLDLADQLGA, from the coding sequence ATGCGGCCTACGGCATTGCTCTTCGACGTACAGGGCACGGCGACGGATTTCTTCGGCACGGTACGGCGCGCGGTGGTGCGCGTCATCGGCGACCGGCCCGAGCTGGATCCGAGCGATTTCGTAAACCGTTGGCGCGCCGCGTATCGCGCCGCGCTGGAGCAGGCGCCGCAGCAGGATGGTTGGCGCACAGTGCATTCGGTGTATCGCACCGCACTCGACGAGATGCTGGCCGCGGACGGCATCGGCCTCGGTGACACCGAGCGCGAGGAGCTGGCCTTCGCCTGGCAGCAGCTCGACCCGTGGCCGGATGTGGTGCCCGGATTGCACCGTCTGCGAAAGCATTTCGTGCTGGCCACGCTGTCGAACGCCGATGTGCGGGCCGTCGTAAACATCACCGCGCACGGGGATCTGCCGTGGCACGCGGTGTTCACCGCCGAGATGGCGGGCGCGTTCAAACCGGATCCGGCCACCTATCTGATGGCCGCCCGCTATCTCGGGCTGGATCCGGACCGGATCATGATGGTGGCCAGCCACAAATACGATATCCGCGCCGCGGCCGAGCTCGGCCTGCGCACCGCATTCGTCGCCAGGCCAATGGAATTCGGTGATCCGGCGCTGGCCGATACGGCCTACTCGGACGAATTCGACGTCAACGCGGCGGATTTCCTCGATCTGGCCGATCAGCTCGGGGCTTGA
- a CDS encoding helix-turn-helix domain-containing protein — translation MEKDMLDLLLHPVRLRILHAMSGGHIRSTAELCETLPDIPKTTLYRHVGLLADGGILEVADEQRVRGTVERYYRLRPDRTRIEPEAGATMSAEEHRNAFAASMAVLLAEFNAYLDRPGVNPYADSVTYRQGVVWLNQDELAGLLREVGAAVGRLMGNRPEPGRTPYTMSSIMFPNVHAADGARIKPRADRPDRGNPPR, via the coding sequence ATGGAGAAGGACATGCTCGATCTGCTGCTGCATCCGGTCCGGCTGCGCATCCTGCACGCCATGTCCGGCGGACATATCCGCAGCACCGCCGAGCTGTGCGAAACCCTGCCCGATATCCCGAAAACCACGCTGTACCGGCACGTCGGGCTGCTGGCGGACGGCGGCATCCTGGAGGTGGCCGACGAACAGCGGGTCCGCGGCACCGTCGAGCGCTACTACCGGCTGCGCCCCGACCGAACCCGGATCGAGCCGGAGGCGGGCGCGACGATGTCGGCCGAGGAACACCGCAACGCGTTCGCCGCGTCGATGGCGGTGTTACTCGCCGAATTCAATGCGTACCTGGACCGGCCGGGCGTCAACCCGTACGCAGATTCCGTCACCTATCGGCAGGGCGTGGTCTGGCTGAACCAGGACGAACTCGCCGGATTACTCCGCGAAGTCGGCGCGGCCGTCGGGCGCCTGATGGGGAACCGACCCGAACCAGGCCGCACGCCGTACACGATGAGCTCGATCATGTTCCCGAACGTCCACGCGGCCGACGGTGCGCGGATCAAGCCCCGAGCTGATCGGCCAGATCGAGGAAATCCGCCGCGTTGA
- a CDS encoding erythromycin esterase family protein — MSADTSTTIRLSDAAVRPLRTLDPAAPLDDLQWLDEVVGSARVVAIGESAHFNRESYLVRHRVLRYLVERHGFGALGWESGFVEGWRVDDWLHGASANLDDLLANAISSMMGLWTEMRDLLTWLHEYNRAADRRVGFYGIDLSGSNVSLLPGLDDVIGYFAAADPEFEIDPGLRETAAIFAADSALSVVPAITAYLELGQDRRDALSAGLAELVARLHGRRLEYLARTTVDEYGRAVRALACTMAIDMIGRVTAQGRRGDALYFRDPAIADNVEWLLNRTDRIVLAAHNGHVMRWPLSAFPGMPPSDPMGLHLADRLGDDYRVIGMTARAGQTLNAGAEFYEGKIFTELLPPEPGCLDALMAASHDGPFAVDLRRLSEADTATVRAVTTQRFGNISGAVNPLDAYDAVIHLPEVTPATPDLAAAAAGPEEIRKMFGQ, encoded by the coding sequence GTGTCCGCTGATACCTCGACGACGATCCGGCTGAGCGATGCCGCGGTGCGGCCGCTGCGCACGCTCGATCCGGCCGCGCCGCTGGACGACCTGCAATGGCTGGACGAAGTGGTGGGCAGCGCGCGTGTGGTCGCCATCGGCGAGAGCGCGCACTTCAACCGCGAGTCCTATCTGGTGCGGCACCGGGTGCTGCGGTACCTGGTCGAACGGCACGGCTTCGGCGCGCTCGGCTGGGAGAGCGGCTTCGTGGAAGGGTGGCGGGTCGACGATTGGCTGCACGGCGCGTCCGCGAACCTCGACGACCTGCTGGCCAACGCCATCAGCTCGATGATGGGCCTGTGGACCGAGATGCGTGATCTGCTGACGTGGCTGCACGAATACAACCGCGCCGCGGACCGGCGGGTCGGGTTCTACGGCATCGATCTGTCGGGATCGAACGTATCGCTGCTGCCCGGATTGGACGATGTCATCGGCTATTTCGCGGCGGCGGACCCGGAGTTCGAGATCGATCCGGGGCTGCGCGAGACGGCCGCGATCTTCGCGGCGGATTCGGCGCTCTCGGTGGTTCCCGCCATCACCGCATACCTCGAACTCGGCCAGGACCGCCGCGACGCGCTGAGCGCCGGACTCGCCGAATTGGTCGCGCGATTGCACGGCCGCAGGCTCGAATACCTGGCCCGCACGACGGTGGACGAGTACGGCCGGGCGGTGCGGGCGCTGGCCTGCACGATGGCCATCGACATGATCGGCAGGGTGACCGCGCAGGGGCGGCGCGGCGATGCGCTGTATTTCCGCGATCCCGCCATCGCCGACAATGTCGAATGGCTGCTGAACCGCACCGATCGGATCGTGCTCGCCGCGCACAACGGACATGTGATGCGCTGGCCGCTGTCGGCGTTTCCCGGTATGCCGCCATCGGATCCGATGGGTTTGCACCTCGCCGACCGGCTCGGCGACGACTATCGGGTGATCGGCATGACCGCGAGGGCCGGGCAGACGCTCAACGCGGGCGCCGAATTCTACGAGGGCAAGATCTTCACCGAGCTGCTACCGCCGGAGCCCGGTTGCCTGGACGCGCTGATGGCGGCCAGCCACGACGGCCCGTTCGCGGTCGATCTGCGCCGGTTGTCGGAGGCCGATACCGCGACCGTCCGGGCGGTGACCACGCAGCGTTTCGGGAACATCTCCGGTGCGGTGAATCCGCTGGACGCCTACGACGCCGTCATCCACCTGCCGGAGGTCACGCCCGCGACGCCGGATCTCGCCGCGGCCGCCGCCGGGCCCGAGGAAATACGGAAGATGTTCGGGCAGTAG
- a CDS encoding VOC family protein, which produces MPTRDSAWPEGTPCWVDCQVDDTSKAREFYANFFDWEVMDNPPEAGGYLMAMINGKPAAGIGPKPDDMPMPSVWTTYFAADSADDIAGKVTAAGGQVFEPPFDVMDVGRMFVAADPTGGIFGVWEAKAHKGAGVYNEHGAYCWNELHTVGYQSAQEFYNKVFGWGYTEIGDGERFVYSTFAPGGGEGVGGMMDSTKVPGEDMTYWLTWFQFDDVDAGLARAADLGATTLMGPDDSPFGRMAVLRAPQGEIFGIIDTNKRVG; this is translated from the coding sequence ATGCCCACTCGCGACTCCGCTTGGCCCGAGGGCACACCGTGTTGGGTCGACTGTCAGGTCGACGACACGAGCAAGGCCCGCGAGTTCTACGCCAACTTCTTCGATTGGGAGGTCATGGACAACCCGCCGGAAGCCGGCGGCTATCTGATGGCCATGATCAACGGCAAGCCCGCCGCGGGCATCGGCCCGAAGCCCGATGACATGCCCATGCCGTCGGTCTGGACCACCTACTTCGCCGCCGACAGCGCCGACGATATCGCGGGCAAGGTGACGGCGGCGGGCGGCCAGGTATTCGAGCCGCCATTCGATGTCATGGATGTCGGCCGGATGTTCGTCGCGGCGGATCCGACCGGCGGCATCTTCGGCGTCTGGGAAGCCAAGGCGCACAAGGGCGCAGGCGTCTACAACGAGCACGGCGCCTACTGCTGGAACGAACTGCACACCGTCGGTTACCAATCGGCGCAGGAGTTCTACAACAAGGTATTCGGTTGGGGCTACACCGAAATCGGCGATGGCGAGCGCTTCGTGTACTCGACCTTCGCCCCGGGTGGCGGCGAAGGCGTCGGTGGAATGATGGATTCCACCAAGGTGCCCGGTGAGGATATGACCTACTGGCTCACCTGGTTCCAGTTCGACGACGTCGACGCCGGTCTCGCCCGCGCCGCCGATCTCGGTGCGACCACGCTGATGGGCCCGGACGACAGCCCCTTCGGCCGCATGGCCGTGCTGCGGGCACCGCAGGGTGAGATCTTCGGCATCATCGACACGAACAAGAGGGTCGGCTAG
- a CDS encoding type II toxin-antitoxin system Phd/YefM family antitoxin produces MEDQLSVREARAQLPAIINAAVQDGHVTVITRAGAPVGAFIPMYMLAKLEEWEDEQLASMADEALAEGGEPERITLGQMMDEILEAGGHQGAA; encoded by the coding sequence ATGGAGGATCAGCTCAGTGTTCGCGAAGCCCGCGCCCAGCTTCCGGCGATTATCAATGCCGCGGTTCAGGACGGGCATGTCACCGTGATAACTCGTGCGGGTGCGCCTGTAGGGGCATTCATTCCCATGTACATGCTGGCAAAGCTCGAAGAGTGGGAAGATGAGCAACTGGCGAGTATGGCCGATGAGGCGCTCGCTGAGGGGGGCGAGCCGGAGCGAATCACCCTGGGTCAGATGATGGATGAGATACTCGAAGCCGGCGGGCATCAAGGTGCCGCGTGA
- a CDS encoding type II toxin-antitoxin system RelE family toxin, with the protein MKYEFVWTPIARRQLRAIPQPAALALLTALTLLGDDPYRRDGVDVKALTGRSGYRLRVGDYRLVYRVDDGKLIVLVVAAGHRREVYER; encoded by the coding sequence GTGAAATACGAATTCGTTTGGACGCCGATTGCTCGGCGGCAATTGCGTGCGATTCCGCAACCGGCGGCGCTGGCATTGCTGACCGCGCTGACTCTGCTCGGTGACGACCCCTATCGGCGCGATGGCGTCGATGTGAAAGCACTGACCGGTCGCTCGGGCTACCGCCTGCGAGTGGGCGACTATCGCCTTGTCTATCGCGTTGACGACGGCAAGCTGATTGTCCTCGTCGTGGCCGCCGGACATCGACGCGAGGTCTACGAGCGCTGA
- a CDS encoding acyl-CoA dehydrogenase family protein — protein sequence MNALVDGVPTFFGVVPDATVSVIPIWDTLGLRATRSQLLAFDNTVLSGEYRGRAPGPGDFAVIPAGLPAISLGIADAALDALVEHARSRVILGKPLAHQQWVQHEVADVQTKLAAAHALYDCGLAEADEGLPSFFPTLVRSKYLANKVAVEVAQLGVRVGGASGYLKQSPIQRHLRDAEAGQLMAYSTEVLAGEIGMEVLGISEKH from the coding sequence GTGAACGCGCTGGTGGACGGCGTGCCAACGTTTTTCGGCGTGGTGCCGGACGCGACGGTCTCGGTGATTCCGATCTGGGACACCCTCGGGCTGCGCGCGACCCGAAGTCAATTGCTGGCCTTCGACAATACGGTGCTGTCCGGTGAATATCGCGGGCGCGCCCCGGGTCCCGGCGATTTCGCGGTGATTCCGGCTGGGCTGCCCGCGATTTCGCTCGGTATCGCCGATGCCGCGCTCGATGCGCTGGTGGAGCACGCCCGTTCGCGCGTCATCCTCGGCAAGCCGCTCGCGCATCAGCAGTGGGTGCAGCATGAAGTGGCCGACGTACAAACCAAACTCGCCGCCGCACACGCACTCTACGATTGCGGGTTGGCCGAGGCGGACGAGGGCCTGCCGTCCTTCTTCCCGACGCTGGTGCGGTCGAAGTATCTGGCGAACAAGGTCGCGGTGGAGGTGGCGCAGCTCGGCGTCCGGGTCGGCGGCGCCTCCGGCTACCTGAAACAGTCACCGATCCAACGACATCTGCGCGACGCCGAGGCCGGACAGCTCATGGCCTACTCGACCGAGGTGCTCGCGGGCGAAATCGGCATGGAGGTATTGGGCATTTCCGAAAAACATTGA
- a CDS encoding TetR/AcrR family transcriptional regulator, with protein sequence MTRASTGTYRGTSTVERQADRRRRLLDAALEIVGTQGLSALTVRGVCELAKVGPRFFYEAFPDLDALAAGLLLEVQRSALERAQAAIAETPGEPADRIRAGVAALITDLTDDPRRAQIAFAQAYGSPALMRSRFDGMRQVAQVIIEQTRLVLHLPDGQDLAVAATSQLITGGAAELVLVWLDGGLDIGRAELIDLVADFAIAMVDRLPAVAARIE encoded by the coding sequence GTGACCCGAGCATCCACCGGCACCTACCGCGGGACATCCACCGTCGAACGCCAGGCCGACCGGCGGCGGCGGTTACTCGATGCCGCATTGGAAATTGTTGGTACCCAAGGACTTTCCGCCCTGACGGTGCGCGGGGTATGCGAGCTGGCCAAGGTAGGACCGCGCTTCTTCTACGAGGCTTTCCCGGATCTGGACGCGCTCGCGGCCGGACTGCTGCTGGAGGTGCAGCGCTCCGCGCTAGAAAGGGCGCAGGCCGCCATCGCCGAGACGCCGGGCGAACCGGCCGACCGGATCCGGGCAGGCGTCGCCGCGCTCATCACCGACCTCACCGACGATCCGCGGCGCGCGCAGATCGCCTTCGCGCAGGCGTATGGCAGCCCGGCACTGATGCGCAGCAGATTCGACGGGATGCGCCAGGTCGCGCAGGTGATCATCGAGCAGACCCGCCTGGTCCTGCACCTGCCCGATGGGCAGGACCTGGCGGTCGCGGCGACCTCACAGCTCATTACCGGCGGCGCGGCCGAACTCGTCCTGGTCTGGCTGGACGGCGGACTGGACATCGGCCGAGCCGAATTGATCGATCTCGTCGCCGATTTCGCCATCGCGATGGTGGATCGATTACCCGCTGTCGCGGCGCGTATCGAGTGA
- a CDS encoding cytochrome P450, producing the protein MTLLLPPSIDAVTSGVRQARAMLAWQAQRVGAGIAGHYPVRPRPLATPPPGSGLRPVLGDFGPPGIGYTLQVLADPIAFSQERVRRYGPVQWMGVLGRRAVAVASPEALEAVYLDRAKVLSAQRGWEYLIGPFFRGGLLLRDFDEHLFHRRIMQQAFTRTRLVGYLELTTPRITAGVAGWRPSRNFHAYRAIKQLLLEQATEVFAGAELGRDGARLERAFEDAVRGGQALIRTNMPGGIWARGMRGRRVLEEHFRRELPAKRAGAGADLFSVLCRAKTEEGHTFTDEEIVQHMIFVMMAAHDTSTIATSMLIYELARHPHWQDRLRAESRALGKPALDYADLDRLPALDMAFREVLRMYSPVGQQVRETVADTDLLGHYIPAGTLIMCGSYAMMRSDEYWRDAAVFDPERFAAERREDKSHRFAWAAFGGGAHKCIGMYFGGMTVKAVLHQMLSRYRWSVPDGYRVPLVATTGPTPGDGLPIRLERLSD; encoded by the coding sequence ATGACGCTTCTCCTGCCTCCATCGATCGATGCGGTGACCAGCGGCGTCCGTCAGGCGCGGGCGATGTTGGCCTGGCAAGCGCAGCGGGTGGGCGCCGGTATCGCCGGGCACTATCCGGTTCGGCCGCGACCGCTCGCCACGCCGCCGCCGGGAAGTGGATTGCGGCCTGTGCTCGGCGATTTCGGGCCGCCGGGCATCGGCTACACCCTGCAGGTGCTCGCCGATCCGATCGCGTTCTCCCAGGAGCGGGTGCGACGTTACGGCCCGGTGCAGTGGATGGGTGTGCTCGGCCGCCGTGCGGTGGCGGTCGCCAGCCCGGAGGCACTGGAGGCGGTGTACCTGGACCGGGCGAAAGTCCTTTCGGCGCAGCGTGGTTGGGAATATCTGATCGGTCCGTTCTTTCGCGGCGGCCTGCTGCTTCGCGACTTCGACGAACATCTGTTCCATCGCCGGATCATGCAGCAGGCGTTCACCAGGACCAGATTGGTCGGCTATCTCGAGCTCACCACGCCGCGGATCACCGCGGGGGTCGCGGGCTGGCGGCCGAGCCGCAACTTCCATGCCTACCGGGCGATCAAGCAGTTGCTGTTGGAGCAGGCGACGGAGGTGTTCGCCGGTGCGGAACTCGGTCGCGACGGTGCGCGGTTGGAGCGCGCCTTCGAGGATGCGGTGCGCGGTGGCCAGGCGCTGATCCGCACCAATATGCCGGGCGGAATCTGGGCCCGCGGCATGCGCGGCCGTCGGGTGCTGGAGGAGCATTTCCGCCGCGAGCTGCCCGCCAAGCGGGCCGGTGCGGGCGCGGATCTGTTCAGCGTGCTGTGCCGGGCGAAAACCGAAGAGGGACATACCTTCACCGATGAGGAAATCGTCCAGCACATGATCTTCGTGATGATGGCCGCGCACGACACCAGCACGATCGCCACCTCGATGCTGATCTACGAGCTGGCGCGGCATCCGCACTGGCAGGATCGCCTGCGCGCGGAATCGCGCGCGCTGGGCAAACCCGCGCTCGACTACGCCGATCTGGATCGGCTGCCCGCGCTGGATATGGCCTTCCGCGAGGTGCTGCGCATGTATTCGCCGGTGGGGCAGCAGGTTCGGGAAACCGTCGCGGACACCGACCTGCTCGGCCACTACATACCCGCGGGGACGCTCATCATGTGCGGCTCGTACGCCATGATGCGCAGCGACGAATACTGGCGCGACGCCGCCGTTTTCGATCCGGAGCGGTTCGCGGCCGAGCGTCGCGAGGACAAATCGCACCGGTTCGCGTGGGCGGCCTTCGGCGGCGGCGCGCACAAGTGCATCGGCATGTATTTCGGCGGTATGACCGTGAAAGCGGTATTGCACCAGATGCTTTCGCGCTACCGCTGGAGCGTGCCGGATGGCTATCGGGTTCCGCTCGTCGCGACCACCGGCCCGACGCCCGGCGACGGACTGCCCATTCGCCTGGAACGGTTATCCGACTGA
- a CDS encoding TetR/AcrR family transcriptional regulator, translating into MTDSNGLREREKTRVRGQLIDTALRLFERQGFEQTTVQQIADAVHVSRRTFHRHFPSKMAVVFAHEEDLMAQLLSALDRRPPGESALTALRHAVRDLLLDTDDRQRLDRQADTARRARHVLVTNPQLRQENFTGAMSRKHALTQRFAARSGLPETDLRPQLAAATSFTAFAVALDNWTLGADHSITALHRILDTTITALQHGLDV; encoded by the coding sequence ATGACGGATTCGAACGGGCTGCGCGAACGCGAGAAGACCCGGGTGCGCGGGCAGCTCATCGATACCGCGCTGCGCCTGTTCGAGCGGCAGGGCTTCGAGCAGACCACCGTGCAGCAGATCGCCGACGCCGTGCACGTCTCGCGCCGTACCTTCCATCGGCACTTCCCCTCCAAGATGGCGGTGGTCTTCGCGCACGAGGAAGATCTGATGGCGCAACTGCTTTCGGCGCTCGACCGCCGCCCGCCCGGCGAATCCGCGCTCACCGCACTGCGTCACGCGGTCCGCGACCTACTGCTGGACACCGACGACCGGCAGCGGCTCGACCGGCAGGCCGACACCGCGCGCAGGGCGAGGCATGTGCTTGTCACCAATCCGCAACTGCGGCAGGAGAATTTCACCGGTGCGATGAGCCGCAAACACGCGTTGACCCAGCGCTTCGCCGCCCGCTCCGGCCTACCGGAGACCGATCTGCGCCCGCAGCTCGCCGCCGCGACCAGCTTCACCGCGTTCGCGGTGGCCCTCGACAATTGGACGCTCGGCGCCGATCACTCCATCACCGCGCTGCACCGGATCCTGGATACCACCATCACGGCCCTCCAGCACGGCCTCGATGTCTGA
- a CDS encoding lipase family protein: protein MRRTVLALAAAGLLAGPLTATAAAEPAGQAPGTVVRDEALPADLWIAGTGSARRLTYWTQTSDGRPALSTGAIFVPAGTPPAGGWPVVSWEHGTVGVADECAPSVAGRSGRDMAYLATWMKQGYAVVATDYIGLGTPGVHTYLDGRAEAHAGIDMVRAARAVEPALAAKWVAIGQSQGGGAAVFTASLATKYAPELDYRGAVATGPASNVVEAAMLIGPRTPPIPSAHITAYATYVMNGLQASRPDFDLDSYLTPVGRELVTAAQTECFTTLADRIGGVTVNQLFSRPLSEGDFATVAHSVMDVPLTGYDRPLFIGQGTNDTDVLAPLTTKLVADLTANGVRPEVHFYPGLDHSATVAGSLPDSVPFVARAFA, encoded by the coding sequence CTGCGACGCACAGTGCTCGCCCTGGCCGCCGCCGGCCTGCTCGCCGGACCGCTCACCGCCACCGCCGCGGCCGAACCCGCCGGTCAGGCACCGGGGACCGTGGTGCGCGACGAGGCGCTACCCGCGGACCTCTGGATCGCAGGCACCGGATCGGCCCGCCGCCTGACCTACTGGACCCAGACCTCCGACGGACGGCCCGCGCTGTCCACCGGCGCGATCTTCGTTCCGGCGGGCACGCCGCCCGCAGGTGGCTGGCCCGTCGTTTCGTGGGAACACGGCACGGTCGGCGTGGCCGACGAATGCGCGCCATCCGTCGCGGGCCGCTCCGGTCGCGACATGGCATACCTGGCCACCTGGATGAAGCAGGGCTATGCGGTGGTGGCGACCGATTACATCGGCCTCGGCACGCCGGGCGTGCACACCTACCTCGACGGGCGGGCCGAGGCGCACGCCGGAATCGATATGGTGCGCGCGGCCCGCGCGGTGGAGCCGGCTCTCGCGGCGAAGTGGGTGGCCATCGGCCAGTCGCAGGGCGGCGGCGCCGCGGTGTTCACCGCCTCGCTGGCCACGAAATACGCGCCTGAGCTCGATTATCGCGGCGCGGTGGCCACCGGGCCCGCCTCCAACGTTGTCGAGGCGGCCATGCTCATCGGCCCGCGGACGCCGCCGATTCCGTCCGCGCACATCACCGCGTACGCGACCTATGTGATGAACGGGCTGCAAGCGTCCCGGCCGGACTTCGACCTCGACAGCTACCTGACACCGGTCGGCCGGGAACTCGTAACCGCCGCGCAGACCGAATGTTTCACCACGCTCGCCGACCGCATCGGCGGCGTGACGGTGAATCAGCTGTTCTCCCGGCCACTTTCGGAGGGCGATTTCGCCACCGTCGCGCATTCGGTGATGGATGTGCCGCTGACCGGTTACGACCGCCCGCTCTTCATCGGCCAGGGCACCAACGACACCGACGTCTTGGCCCCGCTCACCACCAAACTCGTCGCGGACCTGACCGCCAACGGCGTTCGGCCCGAGGTGCACTTCTACCCGGGGCTCGACCACAGCGCGACCGTCGCGGGATCGCTTCCCGACAGCGTCCCGTTCGTGGCTCGCGCCTTCGCCTGA
- a CDS encoding alpha/beta fold hydrolase, with product MPYAKAADGVRIAYQVSGAGDPLILLAGQANNHHWWDGIRDDFDATRRTVTLDWRGTGDSDRPDTPYSTTGFADDVIAVLDDAGIARADVYGTSMGGRVAQWLAVRHPDRVGALVLGCTSPGGAHGLERSEDVKRSLAQRDPAAARQALLELMYTPAWLATEPGPFNTLGDPAMPPYAQRWHRVASAQHDAWDALPHIRSRTLVVHGTDDIFNPTANAPLIADRIPGALLHLIPGARHAYFDEFRSVATPLVLNFLNAGS from the coding sequence GTGCCGTACGCGAAGGCCGCGGACGGGGTCCGCATCGCCTACCAGGTCTCGGGTGCGGGCGACCCGCTGATCCTGCTCGCCGGGCAGGCGAACAACCATCACTGGTGGGACGGCATCCGGGACGACTTCGACGCCACGCGACGCACCGTCACGCTCGACTGGCGCGGCACCGGCGACAGCGACCGGCCCGATACCCCTTACAGCACAACCGGATTCGCCGATGACGTGATCGCGGTATTGGACGACGCGGGCATCGCGCGAGCGGATGTGTACGGCACATCGATGGGCGGCCGGGTGGCCCAGTGGCTGGCCGTCCGCCACCCGGACCGCGTCGGCGCTTTGGTCCTCGGCTGCACCTCCCCCGGCGGCGCCCACGGCCTCGAACGCAGCGAAGACGTGAAAAGGTCACTCGCCCAACGTGATCCGGCTGCCGCCCGGCAGGCCCTGTTGGAACTCATGTACACCCCCGCCTGGCTCGCCACCGAACCCGGCCCCTTCAACACGCTGGGCGACCCGGCCATGCCGCCGTACGCACAGCGCTGGCACCGCGTCGCCAGCGCACAGCACGACGCGTGGGATGCCCTGCCGCATATCCGATCCCGCACCCTGGTGGTCCACGGCACCGACGACATCTTCAACCCGACCGCCAACGCCCCGTTGATCGCCGACCGCATCCCCGGCGCGCTGTTGCACTTGATCCCCGGCGCCCGCCACGCGTACTTCGACGAATTCCGCAGTGTCGCAACACCACTCGTCCTCAACTTCCTGAACGCCGGTTCGTAG
- a CDS encoding SDR family NAD(P)-dependent oxidoreductase produces the protein MQDSDTTAPVFLGLGAGPGVGLAVARCFARDGYSIALATRFAEEAEPLAKDLRESGFTADGLGVDLADPDDVTRLVTEVGERYGRIDVLHFNPSIFREADPLQLTVAELVADFTIGAAALLPAVQAAKAYFPKGARVLVTGSAAADKPWNRAASLGVQKAAVRNLVISLDTTLAPEGVRAVAVQVNGVLDSGKFTRERVAEALYAAAIRPDAEWTPHVAFDG, from the coding sequence ATGCAGGACAGCGACACCACCGCACCGGTATTCCTCGGGCTGGGCGCAGGGCCGGGCGTCGGCCTGGCCGTGGCCAGATGCTTTGCCCGCGACGGCTATTCGATCGCGTTGGCCACCCGGTTCGCCGAGGAGGCGGAGCCGCTGGCAAAAGACCTGCGCGAGAGCGGTTTCACAGCCGATGGCCTCGGCGTAGACCTCGCCGATCCGGACGATGTCACCCGATTGGTAACCGAAGTGGGCGAGCGGTACGGGCGCATTGACGTCCTGCACTTCAACCCCAGCATCTTCCGCGAAGCCGATCCACTCCAGCTGACGGTGGCCGAACTGGTCGCCGACTTCACGATCGGCGCCGCCGCGCTGCTGCCCGCCGTGCAGGCCGCCAAGGCCTACTTCCCGAAGGGCGCGCGGGTGCTGGTCACCGGTAGCGCCGCGGCCGATAAACCGTGGAACCGGGCCGCCTCGCTCGGGGTGCAGAAGGCGGCCGTGCGCAACCTCGTCATCAGCCTGGACACCACCCTCGCGCCGGAGGGCGTGCGTGCGGTGGCGGTGCAGGTGAACGGCGTGCTCGACAGCGGAAAGTTCACCAGGGAACGCGTCGCCGAGGCACTGTATGCCGCGGCTATCCGCCCTGACGCGGAATGGACGCCGCACGTCGCCTTCGACGGATAG
- a CDS encoding YceI family protein: MSTDTANKLTAGTWVIDPAHSTLGFSVRHLMVSKIRGRFTDFSGKLVIGEDGSATAEAEIRVDSVTTDNEQRDAHLRTADFFHVEEFPVATFKSTGFRVNGEEFEVDGEFTIHGVTKPVTLQVEFLGVNPGMGHGPVAGFEAKTVLNRRDFGITIDMPLPDGGAVIGEKINLSLEVELGQQA; encoded by the coding sequence ATGTCCACCGACACCGCCAACAAGCTCACCGCGGGCACCTGGGTTATCGACCCGGCCCATTCCACCCTCGGCTTCTCGGTCCGCCACCTGATGGTGAGCAAAATCCGTGGGCGCTTCACCGATTTCAGCGGCAAGCTGGTGATCGGCGAGGACGGCAGCGCCACCGCCGAGGCCGAGATCCGCGTCGATTCGGTGACCACCGACAACGAGCAGCGCGACGCGCACCTGCGCACCGCCGACTTCTTCCACGTCGAGGAATTCCCGGTGGCGACCTTCAAGTCCACCGGATTCCGGGTGAACGGAGAGGAATTCGAGGTCGACGGCGAGTTCACCATCCACGGCGTCACCAAGCCGGTGACGCTGCAGGTGGAATTCCTCGGCGTCAACCCGGGCATGGGCCACGGGCCGGTCGCGGGCTTCGAGGCCAAGACCGTGCTGAACCGCCGCGACTTCGGCATCACCATCGATATGCCGCTGCCGGACGGCGGCGCGGTGATCGGCGAGAAGATCAACCTGTCGCTGGAGGTAGAGCTCGGCCAGCAGGCCTGA